A genomic segment from Microcella flavibacter encodes:
- a CDS encoding GIY-YIG nuclease family protein, with the protein MIRFEDFMPVPDPGRTKVKLNIRAGSGGAAAWDLLLADDPDEWLNMTRHRELHQNNNMGSASYVLTFAQYYPYGPQYFIFGGFFRVQPVIPTLIGGSGYELEPLAQYSEYVKRLIIKLDRPVGRDLYLRWYDKIQASKLNPKVYELAPDTKLGTFPGYQNLRVKHESLQRIIANDEPSWKDALSSVKGVYVITDLSSGRLYVGSASGEANGLWQRWSSYANLRNLTGGNQELERLRAELGDAHIVENFQYSILEIFDPKTSRETILKRESFWKLALDSRNHGMNMN; encoded by the coding sequence GTGATTCGCTTCGAAGATTTCATGCCGGTGCCTGATCCGGGACGTACAAAAGTGAAGTTAAACATTCGAGCTGGTTCCGGCGGTGCTGCCGCTTGGGACCTTCTCCTGGCGGATGACCCGGATGAGTGGCTCAACATGACCCGCCACCGCGAGTTGCATCAAAACAACAACATGGGCAGCGCAAGCTATGTGCTTACCTTCGCTCAGTATTACCCGTACGGGCCGCAGTACTTTATTTTCGGCGGGTTCTTTCGCGTGCAGCCTGTGATACCGACCCTGATCGGTGGCTCAGGCTATGAGCTAGAGCCTCTCGCACAATATTCCGAGTACGTCAAGCGGCTCATCATTAAGCTTGACCGCCCTGTGGGTCGCGACCTCTACCTTCGCTGGTACGACAAGATCCAGGCGAGCAAACTCAACCCGAAGGTCTACGAACTCGCTCCCGACACGAAGCTCGGCACGTTCCCTGGCTACCAAAACCTCCGAGTCAAGCATGAGAGCCTTCAACGGATCATCGCGAATGACGAACCCAGTTGGAAGGACGCACTCTCGAGCGTCAAGGGCGTCTACGTCATCACAGATCTCAGCTCCGGGAGGCTCTACGTCGGTTCCGCCTCGGGAGAAGCGAACGGTCTTTGGCAGAGGTGGTCTAGCTACGCGAACCTGCGGAACCTGACAGGTGGAAACCAGGAGCTGGAGAGGCTCCGGGCCGAGCTTGGTGATGCGCATATCGTCGAGAATTTTCAGTACTCCATCCTTGAGATCTTCGACCCGAAGACCAGCCGCGAGACAATCCTCAAACGTGAGTCCTTTTGGAAGCTTGCGCTGGACAGCCGCAATCACGGCATGAATATGAACTGA
- a CDS encoding NUDIX hydrolase — MTDRSPSTGRPLTDFPRPSVAVDTAVFAVDSGELCVVLVEGEKGRRRLPGTFLHEGETLADAVTRCLRDKAGISGGGPRQLHVFDAPQRDDRGWVLSVAHAMALRGEGVPLDRLVPIDRADPLDFDHAHILAVAVERIRADYATVPDPWGLMPDEFTLRELLMLHNAVDPSTPRRDTFRRMMEPLLVETGRLQLGTVGKPSRIFRKPTAEELDARRARHAQAVRSGARRTSRSRLDEIPADRTITNRTQPRDA; from the coding sequence GTGACTGATCGCTCGCCGTCGACCGGCCGACCATTGACCGACTTCCCGCGTCCATCGGTCGCCGTCGACACCGCGGTGTTCGCTGTCGACAGCGGCGAGTTGTGCGTAGTGCTGGTCGAGGGTGAGAAGGGTCGCCGCCGACTGCCCGGCACCTTCCTGCACGAGGGGGAGACCCTCGCCGATGCGGTGACTCGCTGCCTCCGAGACAAGGCAGGCATCAGCGGCGGCGGGCCGCGGCAGCTGCACGTGTTCGATGCACCGCAGCGCGACGATCGCGGGTGGGTGCTGTCAGTCGCCCACGCGATGGCGCTCCGAGGTGAGGGCGTCCCCCTCGACCGGCTCGTCCCGATCGATCGCGCCGACCCGCTCGACTTCGACCACGCGCACATCCTCGCTGTCGCGGTCGAGCGCATCCGAGCCGACTATGCGACCGTTCCCGACCCGTGGGGGCTTATGCCAGACGAGTTCACGTTGCGAGAGCTGCTGATGCTCCACAACGCCGTCGACCCTTCGACACCTCGCCGGGACACGTTCCGCCGCATGATGGAGCCGCTCCTCGTGGAGACCGGGCGACTCCAGCTCGGAACGGTCGGCAAGCCGTCCCGGATCTTCCGCAAGCCGACAGCGGAGGAGCTCGATGCGCGTCGCGCGCGCCACGCTCAGGCAGTGCGCAGCGGCGCACGACGAACGTCCCGGTCTCGACTGGACGAGATTCCCGCCGACCGCACGATCACGAACCGCACGCAGCCGCGCGACGCCTGA